The Saccharomycodes ludwigii strain NBRC 1722 chromosome II, whole genome shotgun sequence genome window below encodes:
- the COG3 gene encoding Golgi transport complex subunit COG3 (similar to Saccharomyces cerevisiae YER157W | COG3 | Conserved Oligomeric Golgi complex), giving the protein MKSVTSGRVRSQSIVSNIATSQNLKEDDLLHPSYKVPAIGSPKNLSLFKEKLKLLQTLLPNTNNNKNLFEEEFQLQAELEDDTSGRSNEYVNLIESFIDNLNSKNVNEYNVINEQVNSINNSFSGLAEKLDKLDIQHDNFYQKVGVLYEQFENLTLEKNLVSDYLKMFENLQYVNKKLVTFNFKFVNRRKDKIEEILNTIINSIVFLQNHTEFKSYDSYKFKFKQSLNKVCELITKYLNSVLLKGIVEDVTIKLGNISDTKNLQVSKSSKEILLYNKFSQANYSSIYYEIIGLLTDCIKALNNEQYYCRELEKDFLKSCYTNFQNARYKLLHPLIWLQLDEIIVNDKNSNTLVKFIQDNVLYFSSIFEKEFVLFNKFFPDFPSKTDIVNNWFETLCEPFYDSFRIRVLRENSIPILCDCISLLNKYYEFEEGSMEYELQFSQIKLNKLFEPILRDVQSRLVFKAQLYVETNVINYKPSLNEFIIANNKELDKDEMVQQFLDSCKISMNIKAGNVDDKEDHETNPDIILTRYYKPMIKALALLSKIYQMVSSSIFDDLAHHILHDCITSLKTAFEISINRNNNIDIILAYLSNLLFLRDQIECFDIQYISNEVYLDFTTLGAFWNTITRQNMNNIDNRNSSSEGHNMVNNSSSVIDGGRKSSTISLFSLARDSVPKVVNNMIDARTELMTELRNAVNIFTETCGKSLIGDCFTHLENGKLNEREAKLILNLEDGFQKIYKQIKMFIIDQSITNHLLDAIQEYIVESYNVYYNSLTTLLSSSSSAVTVGFSEKEVADLMYVDVFNEYLTNIIQKLKST; this is encoded by the coding sequence ATGAAATCAGTCACCAGTGGAAGGGTAAGAAGCCAATCTATAGTTTCAAATATAGCCACCTctcaaaatttaaaagaggACGATTTATTACATCCATCGTATAAAGTTCCAGCTATTGGATCCCCAAAAAACCTTTCTctatttaaagaaaaattaaaactgtTACAAACTCTCTTGCCaaataccaacaataacaagAATTTGTTTGAGGAGGAATTCCAATTGCAAGCAGAATTAGAAGACGATACCAGTGGAAGATCTAATGAATATGTCAATCTGATTGAAAGCTTCATTGATAATCTGAATTCCAAAAATGTTAATGAATATAACGTCATTAATGAGCAAGTCAATTCAATCAACAACAGTTTTTCAGGATTAGCTGAAAAATTAGACAAATTGGATATCCAGCATGacaatttttatcaaaaggTTGGTGTGTTGTATGaacaatttgaaaatttgacattagaaaaaaatttagtcTCTGACTATTTGAAAATGTTTGAAAATTTGCAATAtgttaacaaaaaattggttaCTTTCAACTTTAAATTTGTCAATAGgagaaaagataaaatcgaagaaattttaaacaCCATCATCAATTCAATTGTGTTCCTACAAAACCATActgaatttaaaagttatGATTCGTACaagtttaaatttaaacaaagtttaaataaagtttGTGAATTGATtaccaaatatttaaattcagTTTTATTGAAAGGTATAGTCGAAGACGTTACAATAAAATTAGGAAATATCTCAGACACCAAAAACTTGCAGGTTTCCAAAAGTAGTAAAGAAATTTTGttgtataataaattttcacAGGCGAATTATTCGTCAATATATTACGAAATCATTGGGTTGCTAACCGACTGTATCAAAGCGTTAAATAATGAACAGTATTATTGTAGGGAACTTGAGAAGGACTTTTTGAAAAGTTGTTACACAAATTTCCAAAACGCCAGATATAAATTACTACATCCTTTGATCTGGCTGCAACTAGACGAGATTATAGTGAACgataaaaatagcaatacTTTGGTTAAGTTTATTCAAGATAATGTACTCTATTTTAGTTCAATTTTCGAAAAGGAATTTGTgcttttcaataaatttttccCGGATTTCCCATCAAAAACTGACATTGTTAATAATTGGTTTGAGACTCTATGCGAACCTTTTTACGATTCTTTTAGAATAAGGGTGTTAAGAGAAAATAGTATTCCAATTTTATGTGATTGTATTTCTTTGctaaacaaatattatgaATTTGAAGAAGGTTCTATGGAGTATGAATTACAATTTTCTCAGATCaaactaaataaattatttgagCCCATTTTGCGAGACGTACAAAGCAGATTGGTGTTCAAAGCACAGCTATACGTAGAAACCAATGTTATTAATTACAAACCCTCTTTAAatgaatttattattgcaAACAATAAGGAGTTAGATAAGGACGAAATGGTTCAACAATTCTTAGATAGTTGTAAGATATCAATGAATATAAAGGCGGGGAATGTTGATGACAAAGAAGATCACGAGACCAATCccgatattattttaacaaGATATTACAAGCCAATGATTAAAGCACTGGCATTATTATCTAAAATATACCAAATGGTCAGCTCTTCTATATTTGATGATTTAGCTCACCATATCCTTCACGATTGTATCACTTCTTTAAAAACAGCTTTTGAGATTAGtataaatagaaataacaatattgaCATTATATTAGCGTATCTGTCTaatttactatttttaagGGACCAAATAGAGTGTTTTGATATACAATATATCAGTAACGAAGTTTATTTAGATTTCACAACATTGGGTGCTTTTTGGAATACAATAACGCGTCAAAACATGAATAACATTGATAATCGCAACAGCAGCTCCGAGGGTCATAACATGGTTAACAATAGCTCAAGTGTTATCGATGGCGGTAGAAAATCTAGTACAATTTCACTATTCTCTTTAGCTCGTGACTCTGTTCCCAAGGTGGTTAATAATATGATAGATGCTAGAACTGAGTTGATGACTGAGTTACGTAACGccgttaatattttcactGAAACTTGCGGTAAAAGCTTGATAGGAGATTGTTTTACACATTTAGAAAATGGGAAATTAAATGAGAGGGAAGCTAAACTAATACTGAATCTAGAGGATGGATTTcaaaagatatataaacagattaaaatgtttattattgatcAGTCAATCACGAATCATCTATTAGATGCTATTCAAGAATACATTGTCGAGTCATATAATGTTTATTATAACAGTTTAACAACACTATTAtcctcatcatcatcagcGGTTACTGTTGGTTTTTCAGAAAAAGAGGTTGCAGATTTAATGTACGTTGATGTATTTAATGAATATCTCACCAacattattcaaaaattgaaaagtaCATAG
- the TFB5 gene encoding TFIIH complex subunit TFB5 (similar to Saccharomyces cerevisiae YDR079C-A | TFB5 | component of RNA polymerase II general transcription factor TFIIH): MPRARKGTLIQCDPSVRALISQIDTNRDHDIILEELDDSHLLVNPESVEYIKSELDRILSKNIYNPMDEEENAKSK, translated from the coding sequence ATGCCTAGAGCCAGAAAAGGTACATTAATTCAGTGTGACCCATCAGTCAGGGCTTTAATTTCGCAAATTGATACAAATAGAGATCATGATATAATACTGGAAGAATTAGATGATTCTCATTTATTGGTTAATCCTGAAAGTGTTGAATATATAAAGTCTGAATTAGATAGAATACtttccaaaaatatttataatccAATGgacgaagaagaaaatgctAAAAGCAAATAA
- the VPS41 gene encoding Vps41p (similar to Saccharomyces cerevisiae YDR080W | VPS41 | Vacuolar Protein Sorting): protein MSEGYTEKKQSPLKATKDNGMRLETTLEEKKTNPLALLNQKTDTNNIYQNSNGNVKKDEGELFGGKVADKKDQLGSKEMGGNADEEKNNQEKMGIEKSDKNDDTSKEKEDSSDAEEKVEDSDEDSDEEEEEEEEEEEEEEEEEDNEPPIMKYSRIKKLPETILKRDTISSCLFHENLFAFGTNAGVLHLMKPGTFEPIRTFKCHRGPIMNIFTEGEYFATASIDGTIIVGSLENPTSLVAYDFKRPMNFVVLDHNYEVTKKLIAGGMSGEVTLLTKNWLGARTDITIESGAGPIVGIYLVDDILFWMNDNGITFFSAYSRTKLLNIPFPYSSDIVRPDLHWPCVHFPETDRIIISWVDHIWCFKVELLRNSESSLSVSGNGGLGSIISSAASSLRTVSDKKIELEHHFQLELAQDEVVTGISSFKNDELIYLSVVSESPPELKIADFTTGEEISSVEIPIKNYKMLNPIDYHLGKYIGAMGTASYYILSCTDFIVAKQLSLEDRFDWYVERKKYFKAWEMGFGVDAGRRFEAGWKVIEEQLKAVTGRPNNLDLWGDALKYSVIIFENSLQDSPHSMEGLLLTKWQEVINTFIDHGQVNIIAPHIPYEYCMASSIYTKALKSFLEEKEYSAFHDYIIKWANGKTYDIDTVINFLLEMGDKLSVCLKKDLSFLYLEKKDYLSATNILLAIRDVKALDILLKQNIFANFSHRIHDIALLPVSCDESEMGIKAMTQEEIEIVFAKPLKLFLENRYSIPIDNFIKELKNDPKTCGVLFCLLEKISQLDPLLTANVEDTIVELYTDNLVPEHSRYNNSSSKNKHGTVGLSEHDSSFLQFLKSHKNYKIENALKLCESSKPPKINELIYLLSKLGEWEKALILLLDNLNEDPKSAIAFVKDHSSSMKAEGGSYTKYNRDKIMSLWEVLIEYSLDKPEFVKEMLVYSDVTDFDEIDNEARMLLISKLNPNLKIPGLKEILHDVLTGNYLSHEVDLSVLNIVEDEAMSVAEQYLSVRERGKCFN from the coding sequence ATGTCAGAGGGATATAccgaaaaaaaacaatccCCATTAAAAGCAACTAAAGACAATGGTATGAGACTTGAAACAACAttagaggaaaaaaaaaccaatcctttagcattattaaatcaaaaaactgataccaataatatttatcaGAATAGTAATGGTAATGTTAAAAAGGACGAAGGTGAATTGTTTGGGGGGAAAGTAGCAGATAAAAAAGATCAATTAGGTTCTAAAGAGATGGGAGGAAATGCTGAtgaagaaaagaataatCAGGAAAAAATGGGAATAGAAAAAAGTGATAAAAACGACGATACTTCAAAGGAAAAGGAGGATAGTAGTGATGCTGAGGAGAAGGTAGAGGATAGTGATGAAGATAGTGatgaggaagaggaagaggaagaggaagaggaagaggaagaggaagaggaagaggatAATGAACCACCTATTATGAAATATtcaagaataaaaaaacttcCAGAaactattttaaaaagagatACAATCTCATCTTGTTTATTTCACGAAAATTTATTTGCGTTTGGTACAAATGCAGGTGTTTTGCATTTAATGAAACCAGGCACCTTTGAGCCCATAAGAACATTTAAGTGTCATAGAGGTCctattatgaatatttttacaGAGGGTGAATATTTTGCTACAGCTTCTATCGATGGAACAATTATTGTTGGGTCCTTAGAAAACCCTACATCCCTTGTCGCTTATGACTTTAAAAGACCAATGAACTTTGTAGTACTTGATCATAATTATGaagttacaaaaaaattaatagcTGGTGGTATGTCTGGAGAAGTAACCTTGTTAACTAAAAATTGGCTAGGTGCGCGTACAGACATAACAATTGAGTCTGGTGCAGGCCCTATAGTGGGAATTTATTTGGttgatgatattttattttggatgAATGACAACGGTATTACATTTTTTAGTGCGTACTCAAGAACGAAGCTTCTTAATATACCATTTCCCTATTCGTCTGATATTGTTCGGCCCGATTTGCATTGGCCATGTGTTCATTTTCCTGAAACAGATAGAATTATAATCAGTTGGGTTGATCATATTTGGTGTTTCAAAGTTGAACTTCTAAGAAACTCTGAAAGTTCTTTATCTGTTTCGGGAAACGGTGGGTTAGGTTCTATTATTTCCAGTGCAGCGTCTAGTTTAAGGACAGTTTccgataaaaaaattgaattagAGCACCATTTTCAATTGGAATTGGCACAGGATGAGGTGGTAACCGGAATTAGTTCCTTTAAAAATGAcgaattaatatatttatcagTTGTCAGTGAATCACCGccagaattaaaaattgcTGATTTCACAACTGGAGAAGAAATATCATCCGTTGAAATACCAattaaaaactataaaatGTTGAATCCAATAGACTATCATTTAGGAAAGTACATTGGGGCCATGGGAACGGCTtcatattatattttaagtTGCACAGATTTTATTGTGGCTAAACAACTATCACTTGAGGATAGGTTTGACTGGTACgtggaaagaaaaaaatattttaaagccTGGGAAATGGGATTTGGTGTTGATGCTGGAAGACGATTTGAGGCTGGATGGAAAGTTATTGAAGAACAGTTAAAAGCTGTTACTGGAAGGCCCAATAATTTAGATTTATGGGGGGATGCATTAAAGTATTCGGTTATCATCTTTGAAAATAGTTTACAAGACAGTCCGCATTCCATGGAGGGATTGCTATTAACTAAATGGCAAGAGGTAATAAATACTTTTATCGACCATGGACAAGTTAATATTATAGCACCTCATATACCCTATGAATATTGTATGGCATCTAGTATATATACTAAAGctttaaaaagttttttggaggaaaaagaatataGTGCTTTCCATGACTACATTATTAAATGGGCCAATGGTAAAACGTATGACATAGACACtgttataaattttttattagaaatgGGGGATAAATTATCAGTttgtttgaaaaaagatcTTAGTTTCCtatatttggaaaaaaaggacTATCTAAGTGCTACTAATATTCTGTTAGCAATAAGGGATGTTAAAGCGCTTGATATTTTGTTGAAGCAGAATATTTTTGCCAATTTTTCGCATAGAATACATGATATCGCATTATTACCAGTAAGCTGTGATGAATCAGAAATGGGAATCAAAGCAATGACGCAGgaagaaattgaaataGTCTTTGCCAAACCTTTGAAgctttttttggaaaatagaTACTCGATTCCGATAGATAATTTCataaaagaattgaaaaatgatCCCAAGACCTGTGGAGTtctattttgtttactAGAAAAAATATCCCAACTGGACCCATTGTTAACTGCAAACGTGGAAGATACAATTGTGGAATTATATACAGATAATTTGGTGCCAGAACATTCTAGGTACAATAATTCGAGCAGCAAGAATAAACACGGCACTGTTGGTCTAAGTGAGCACgattcttcttttttgcaatttttgaaatcaCACAAGAATTACAAGATTGAGAATGCCTTGAAACTTTGTGAAAGCTCGAAGCCcccaaaaattaatgagCTGATATATTTACTATCGAAGCTTGGAGAATGGGAAAAAGCGTTAATTTTACTACTAGATAACTTAAACGAAGATCCCAAATCTGCCATAGCTTTTGTTAAGGACCATTCAAGTTCGATGAAGGCTGAGGGTGGGAGTTATACCAAGTATAATCGAGACAAAATAATGTCGCTATGGGAGGTGTTGATAGAATATAGTTTGGATAAGCCTGAATTTGTTAAAGAAATGTTGGTTTATTCAGACGTTACTGATTTTGATGAGATTGATAATGAGGCCAGAATGCTTTTAATCAGTAAATTAAAtccaaatttgaaaataccAGGTTTAAAGGAAATTCTACACGATGTTTTAACTGGAAATTATTTGAGTCATGAGGTTGATTTAAGTGTGTTAAATATTGTAGAAGACGAGGCCATGTCTGTTGCAGAGCAATATTTAAGTGTAAGGGAAAGGGGCAAATGTTTCAACTAG
- the PET100 gene encoding Pet100p (similar to Saccharomyces cerevisiae YDR079W | PET100 | PETite colonies), with amino-acid sequence MKFPFKYTRSQLEIFRFAFCLLSPVAVMYYVGIDTDKKLNVPGFWPDPETLNKIPKERYEIQAELARMKKERLERRLRLEKRLEEEFGINIDEEKAKILQEKNQSK; translated from the coding sequence ATGAAGTTCCCGTTTAAATATACAAGATCCCAATTAGAAATTTTTAGATTTgcattttgtttattatcgCCAGTTGCAGTCATGTATTATGTTGGTATAGATACTgacaagaaattaaatgTTCCAGGTTTTTGGCCTGATCCAGAAACTCTAAACAAAATACCTAAAGAAAGGTACGAAATTCAAGCTGAGCTGGCTAGGatgaaaaaggaaagattAGAAAGAAGATTAAGATTAGAGAAAAGGTTGGAAGAAGAATTTGGTATTAACAttgatgaagaaaaagctaaaattttacaagaaaaaaatcaatccaaataa